The proteins below are encoded in one region of Flavobacterium sp. IMCC34852:
- the mutS gene encoding DNA mismatch repair protein MutS, with translation MSAKETKAKETPLMKQYNEIKNKYPDACLLFRVGDFYETFGEDAIRASKILGIVLTKRGAGSETETALAGFPHHSLNTYLPKLVKAGLRVAICDQLEDPKMTKTIVKRGVTELVTPGVSMNDEVLHSKSNNFLASVYFSKRQLGVAFLDVSTGEFLTAQGNEEYIDKLLQNFSPSEILIQKNNKAQFKEVFGEDFNVFYLEDWVYKEDYAIETLQNHFQTNSLKGFGIEELQDGIIASGAILYYLSETQHNKVQHITNIQRIAEDAYVWMDRFTIRNLELYHSHSQNAVTLLDVIDRTLSPMGSRLLKRWLALPLKDINKIRSRHEVVTYLKDNQEILQKIQYQIKQISDLERLISKVATGKISPREVIYLKESLDAIIPIKTIALESKQEAVRVIGDNLHACDLLREKIKTTINQDSPVSIAKGNAIATGVHAELDELRSIAFSGKEYLEGIETRESERTGISSLKISFNNVFGYYIEVRNTHKDKVPAEWIRKQTLVNAERYITEELKEYETKILGAEEKIHQIESHLFEQLVIWIGTYIKQVQLNANLVAQLDCLTSFAQLAIENDYVCPILDDTFELEITNGRHPVIEKQLPVGVPYVANDVFLDRETQQLIMITGPNMSGKSAILRQTALIVLLAQMGSFVPAEKVRMGVVDKIFTRVGASDNISMGESTFMVEMNETASILNNISDRSLVLLDEIGRGTSTYDGISIAWAIAEFIHENPARPKTLFATHYHELNEMSELLPRIQNYNVSVKELKDNVLFIRKLVKGGSAHSFGIHVAKMAGMPQMVIQKAQKLLKKLEKNHSSDALNTIKSAKDEMQLNIFSMDDPLLEEIREDILNLDINTLTPVEALMKLNELKRMLLKK, from the coding sequence TTGTCAGCCAAAGAAACCAAAGCCAAGGAAACGCCTTTAATGAAGCAATACAACGAGATTAAAAATAAATATCCCGATGCTTGTTTGTTATTCAGAGTTGGCGATTTTTATGAAACTTTTGGAGAAGATGCCATTCGAGCTTCTAAAATTCTCGGCATAGTTTTGACCAAACGTGGCGCCGGTTCAGAAACCGAAACCGCTTTGGCCGGGTTTCCACATCATTCCTTAAATACGTATTTGCCTAAATTAGTCAAAGCCGGATTGCGTGTGGCGATTTGTGACCAATTGGAAGATCCTAAAATGACCAAAACCATTGTAAAACGTGGTGTAACCGAATTGGTAACACCGGGTGTTTCGATGAATGATGAGGTTTTGCATTCTAAATCCAATAATTTTTTGGCTTCTGTTTACTTTAGCAAGCGACAACTCGGTGTGGCTTTTTTGGATGTTTCCACCGGGGAATTTTTAACCGCGCAAGGTAATGAAGAATACATAGATAAGTTGTTGCAGAATTTTAGTCCGAGTGAGATTTTAATTCAAAAAAACAACAAAGCCCAATTCAAAGAAGTTTTCGGAGAAGATTTTAATGTTTTTTATCTGGAAGATTGGGTTTATAAAGAAGATTATGCAATTGAGACTTTGCAAAATCATTTCCAAACCAATTCCTTAAAAGGTTTTGGGATTGAAGAATTGCAAGATGGGATTATTGCATCAGGGGCGATTCTTTATTACTTATCTGAAACACAACATAACAAAGTTCAGCACATCACCAATATCCAACGCATAGCGGAAGACGCTTATGTTTGGATGGATCGATTTACGATTCGCAATTTGGAATTGTACCACAGTCATTCTCAAAATGCCGTAACGCTTTTGGATGTGATTGATAGGACGCTTTCGCCAATGGGTTCAAGGTTACTAAAACGTTGGTTGGCTTTGCCTTTGAAAGACATTAATAAAATCAGAAGCCGTCATGAAGTGGTTACTTATTTGAAAGACAATCAGGAAATCCTTCAAAAAATTCAATACCAAATTAAACAGATCTCCGATTTGGAACGTTTGATTTCGAAAGTAGCCACCGGTAAAATTTCGCCCCGTGAAGTGATTTATCTCAAAGAATCTTTAGATGCGATTATTCCAATAAAGACGATTGCATTGGAAAGCAAACAAGAAGCGGTTCGTGTCATTGGCGACAATTTGCATGCTTGTGATTTGCTTCGCGAAAAAATAAAAACGACGATCAATCAAGATTCACCGGTTTCGATTGCCAAAGGAAATGCCATCGCTACTGGAGTTCATGCCGAATTGGATGAACTGAGAAGTATTGCATTTTCAGGTAAGGAATATTTGGAAGGAATTGAAACTCGTGAGTCTGAGCGCACCGGAATATCTTCACTTAAAATCTCTTTCAATAATGTGTTCGGTTACTATATTGAAGTTAGAAATACCCACAAAGACAAAGTGCCGGCGGAATGGATCAGAAAGCAAACTTTAGTCAACGCCGAAAGATACATTACTGAAGAATTAAAAGAATACGAAACTAAAATTCTCGGCGCCGAAGAAAAAATTCATCAAATCGAAAGCCATTTGTTTGAGCAATTGGTGATTTGGATTGGGACTTACATCAAACAAGTTCAATTGAACGCTAATTTGGTAGCCCAATTGGATTGCTTAACTTCTTTTGCGCAATTGGCAATAGAAAATGATTATGTGTGTCCGATTTTGGATGATACTTTTGAATTGGAAATTACCAATGGTCGTCATCCTGTGATTGAGAAACAATTACCGGTCGGTGTTCCTTATGTGGCCAATGATGTTTTCTTAGACAGAGAAACCCAACAATTAATCATGATTACCGGACCGAACATGTCGGGTAAGTCGGCGATTTTAAGACAAACCGCTTTAATTGTATTGCTGGCGCAAATGGGAAGCTTTGTTCCGGCAGAAAAAGTCAGAATGGGCGTAGTCGATAAAATCTTTACTCGAGTAGGCGCCAGCGATAACATTTCGATGGGTGAATCGACTTTTATGGTCGAGATGAATGAAACAGCTTCTATTTTGAATAATATTTCAGACAGAAGTTTGGTCTTGTTAGATGAAATCGGTCGAGGAACCAGTACTTATGACGGAATTTCGATAGCTTGGGCGATTGCCGAGTTTATACACGAAAATCCGGCAAGACCAAAAACTTTATTTGCAACGCATTATCACGAACTAAATGAAATGAGTGAATTGTTGCCGAGAATTCAGAATTATAATGTTTCGGTAAAAGAGTTAAAAGACAATGTCCTTTTTATTCGAAAGTTGGTTAAAGGCGGCAGCGCACACAGTTTCGGAATTCATGTAGCCAAAATGGCCGGAATGCCGCAAATGGTAATTCAAAAAGCCCAAAAGCTTTTAAAGAAATTAGAGAAGAATCATTCCAGTGATGCATTAAACACTATCAAATCGGCTAAAGATGAAATGCAACTCAATATTTTCAGTATGGATGATCCTTTGTTGGAAGAAATCAGAGAAGACATCCTCAATTTAGATATCAATACTTTGACACCGGTGGAAGCTTTAATGAAGCTAAATGAGCTAAAAAGAATGTTGTTAAAAAAATAA
- a CDS encoding DUF1573 domain-containing protein: MKKIILLAALVAFGVTNSNAQTAKKVATKAAAKVETPKVDGPGMLFENETIDYGTIPANSDGKREFVFVNNGTKPLIIESTQGSCGCTVPSKPEKPIQPGERGVIGVKYDTSRAGQSFQKTVTVKSNAVGQENKVLTIKGNVLPAETKVEPTKS; this comes from the coding sequence ATGAAAAAAATAATTTTACTTGCTGCCTTAGTTGCTTTTGGCGTTACAAATTCAAACGCTCAAACAGCAAAAAAAGTAGCTACAAAAGCTGCTGCAAAAGTGGAAACTCCTAAAGTGGACGGACCGGGAATGTTATTCGAAAACGAAACTATCGATTACGGAACAATTCCTGCTAATTCTGACGGAAAAAGAGAATTTGTATTCGTAAATAACGGAACAAAACCATTAATTATCGAAAGCACACAAGGTTCTTGCGGATGTACCGTTCCTTCTAAACCGGAAAAACCAATCCAACCGGGAGAAAGAGGTGTAATCGGAGTGAAATATGACACTTCAAGAGCAGGGCAATCTTTCCAAAAAACAGTTACTGTAAAATCAAATGCAGTAGGTCAAGAAAACAAAGTACTTACTATTAAAGGAAACGTTTTACCGGCTGAAACTAAAGTTGAGCCTACAAAAAGCTAA
- a CDS encoding RNA methyltransferase — MRKLENKELDRKSIADFKEAEKTPIIIILDDIRSLHNIGSVFRTADAFLIEKIYLCGITAIPPNKEIHKTALGATETVAWEYQKEVTEVIESLKEEDIKVFAIEQVDKAVFLQNFKIEKTERYALVFGNEVYGVSQKAIELCDGCIEIPQIGTKHSLNISVSAGIVVWDLFQKMTF; from the coding sequence ATGCGAAAGCTTGAAAATAAAGAATTAGACCGAAAATCAATAGCTGATTTCAAAGAAGCTGAAAAAACGCCCATTATTATCATCCTTGATGACATCAGAAGTTTGCATAATATTGGTTCTGTATTCAGAACCGCTGATGCTTTTTTGATTGAAAAAATATACTTGTGCGGCATTACAGCAATTCCGCCGAACAAAGAAATTCACAAAACAGCCTTAGGCGCCACCGAAACCGTCGCTTGGGAATACCAAAAAGAAGTGACTGAGGTAATTGAAAGCCTTAAAGAAGAAGATATTAAAGTTTTTGCCATTGAACAAGTAGACAAGGCTGTATTTCTTCAGAATTTCAAAATAGAGAAAACCGAAAGATACGCTTTAGTTTTTGGGAATGAAGTTTACGGCGTTTCCCAAAAAGCCATCGAACTTTGCGATGGTTGCATTGAGATTCCCCAAATTGGCACCAAACATTCTCTAAACATATCCGTTAGTGCCGGAATTGTTGTTTGGGATTTATTCCAAAAGATGACATTTTAA